A single Anopheles funestus chromosome 2RL, idAnoFuneDA-416_04, whole genome shotgun sequence DNA region contains:
- the LOC125761441 gene encoding uncharacterized protein LOC125761441: MNTYRINANKKCCSYFECGNNSLANPAVTFFAFPKQQDRCEIWIKAAGVPQNVAENRMYRFLCERHFSSIYICRSQRRTLLLANAVPFPFNERDGELEKNEMLEIVEEITEEMLDSDDLPEEFLDDKDSTDDQDAGNTMTIDENTSTLSVANVESINKLVELNTEPSTSRFDYTRKRKHVAAKMAEMKMKLLNTTASPKTLNKEANIKTVQLDGNSVRLVPVQNSKNAQQQTLRLTPVVEKESTVEKAPEEVFRTTLKSPVSSSTNAITIIEQNDDTLTSKSSDEMVVEKDDKISEFIFKGEEYVQMPKEHYLMKINRLKRSLTFYENIVRNMREVLDQPDPSSSLDC; the protein is encoded by the exons ATGAATACTTATCGGATTAATGCGAATAAAAAGTGCTGTTCCTACTTCGAGTGCGGAAATAATTCGCTTGCCAACCCTGCGGTTACGTTTTTCGCATTCCCCAAACAGCAAGATCGATGCGAAATATGGATAAAGGCAGCAGGCGTTCCGCAAAATGTGGCAGAAAACAGGATGTATCGCTTTCTTTGTGAGCGGCATTTTTCCAGCATTTACATTTGTCGCAGCCAAAGACGTACGTTACTGCTGGCAAATGCGGTTCCCTTTCCATTTAATGAACGTGATGGCGAGTTGGAGAAAAACGAGATGTTAGAGATCGTGGAAGAGATTACTGAAGAAATGCTTGATTCAGATGATCTGCCAGAAG AGTTTCTTGATGATAAAGACTCAACAGATGATCAAGACGCAGGTAACACCATGACAATAGATGAAAACACATCGACTCTTTCGGTCGCCAACGTTGAAAGCATCAACAAACTGGTTGAATTAAACACGGAACCTTCGACGTCCCGGTTCGATTATACACGCAAGCGTAAACacgttgctgcaaaaatggcAGAAATGAAGATGAAGCTGTTGAACACAACTGCTTCTCCAAAAACTCTCAACAAGGAGGCAAATATAAAAACGGTACAGTTGGACGGTAACAGCGTACGTCTTGTGCCAGTACAAAACAGCAAGAATGCACAGCAACAAACGTTGCGACTAACACCAGTGGTTGAGAAGGAAAGTACTGTTGAAAAGGCACCGGAAGAAGTATTCCGAACAACCCTCAAATCACCAGTTTCATCATCTACAAATGCAATCACAATCATTGAACAGAATGATGACACTTTGACTTCCAAAAGCAGTGACGAAATGGTGGTGGAGAAGGATGATAAAATCAGTGAATTCATCTTCAAAGGCGAGGAGTACGTACAGATGCCAAAAGAGCATTATCTTATGAAAATTAATAGGTTGAAACGGAGTCTGACATTTTACGAGAATATCGTACGAAACATGCGGGAAGTACTCGATCAACCGGATCCATCCAGTTCATTGGACTGTTGA